One Methanomassiliicoccales archaeon genomic region harbors:
- a CDS encoding ArsR family transcriptional regulator produces MNKIKVINEPSELVSMLRAVDTPVKRDVLKDVTLEWKTSKEMEDKYGPEGKVALQFFEKMKLVETRWQPTVGNRPEKAYHTYYNSFHINASWPVYEISDVLYAAMMPDDDFDEIEKNIVEQVGKEGRFAGDVAENLGLTATMLRSLVKRSIKMDYRGHRLELVKE; encoded by the coding sequence ATGAATAAGATCAAGGTCATCAATGAACCCTCGGAACTAGTATCAATGCTGAGGGCAGTTGATACCCCGGTCAAAAGAGATGTCCTGAAGGACGTGACCTTGGAATGGAAGACGTCCAAGGAGATGGAGGACAAGTATGGGCCCGAGGGCAAGGTGGCCTTGCAGTTCTTCGAGAAGATGAAGTTGGTGGAGACCAGATGGCAGCCGACAGTCGGCAATCGTCCTGAAAAGGCCTATCACACTTATTACAACTCTTTCCATATCAATGCATCCTGGCCTGTTTATGAGATATCTGATGTGCTCTATGCGGCTATGATGCCGGACGATGATTTTGATGAGATAGAGAAGAACATCGTGGAGCAGGTGGGCAAGGAAGGGCGCTTCGCCGGTGATGTGGCTGAGAACCTGGGTCTCACCGCGACCATGCTCAGGAGCCTGGTCAAAAGATCGATCAAGATGGACTACCGAGGCCACCGTTTGGAACTGGTGAAGGAGTAA
- a CDS encoding cupin domain-containing protein — MRSANYTEFPEKDTPHKVSVRMIYDHDHGQAVVITLKPGESLKKHITPVNVFFYVLEGVGKVEIGDEVREVVKDSITESPAKIPHRLFNESSSEFRFLVVKMPKPIESTKVL; from the coding sequence ATGAGATCGGCAAATTACACGGAGTTCCCGGAAAAGGACACCCCTCACAAGGTGAGCGTGCGCATGATATACGATCACGATCACGGACAGGCCGTGGTCATCACTCTCAAGCCTGGGGAGTCGCTCAAGAAGCACATAACCCCGGTGAACGTGTTCTTCTACGTGCTCGAGGGGGTAGGCAAAGTGGAGATCGGAGACGAGGTCCGCGAGGTGGTCAAGGATTCCATAACCGAAAGTCCGGCCAAGATACCGCACCGACTGTTCAATGAATCATCCTCCGAGTTCCGTTTCCTTGTGGTCAAGATGCCAAAACCGATCGAATCGACCAAGGTGCTCTAG
- a CDS encoding 2-oxoacid:acceptor oxidoreductase family protein, with amino-acid sequence MYEIRFHGRGGQGAVMAAQTIAEAAILEGKQAQAFPYFGAERRGAPVMAFARIDDKKICDRTQVSEPDMLVVMDESLLDIEPVAAGLKKGGCAVVNSRLDPSEIDLGVVTRCVCVDATSIALELLRAPIVNTSILGAMARADDFVSLGSIEKAIINRFGEKLGEKAGRINSEAAKVAYERSREGTCKGERRVQKKNAWLPTWQETPPGVALSKGTRAGMAVGPGSMSQNKTGTWGVSVPVYDESKCIKCQRCWFICPEGCIRRLDEDRLEFDLDYCKGCGLCAKVCPKEAISMRRKGASA; translated from the coding sequence ATGTACGAAATTCGATTTCACGGCAGGGGCGGGCAGGGGGCGGTAATGGCCGCCCAGACCATAGCCGAGGCGGCGATACTGGAGGGGAAGCAGGCACAAGCCTTCCCTTATTTCGGTGCCGAGCGCCGCGGCGCTCCGGTCATGGCGTTCGCGCGCATTGACGATAAAAAAATATGCGATAGGACCCAGGTATCCGAGCCAGACATGCTCGTGGTCATGGACGAGTCCCTCCTGGACATCGAGCCAGTGGCCGCCGGTCTCAAGAAGGGAGGTTGCGCGGTGGTGAACAGCCGCCTGGACCCATCGGAGATCGATCTCGGCGTGGTGACCCGTTGCGTATGCGTGGACGCTACCAGCATCGCGCTGGAGCTGCTTAGGGCGCCGATCGTCAACACCTCCATCCTGGGGGCCATGGCCCGCGCCGACGACTTCGTATCGTTAGGGTCGATCGAAAAGGCCATCATTAACCGTTTCGGAGAGAAGCTCGGGGAAAAGGCCGGCCGGATCAACTCCGAGGCGGCCAAGGTGGCCTACGAGCGGTCCCGCGAGGGAACGTGCAAAGGTGAGAGAAGGGTGCAGAAAAAGAACGCTTGGCTGCCCACCTGGCAGGAGACGCCTCCGGGTGTGGCCCTGTCCAAGGGGACCAGGGCCGGAATGGCCGTGGGGCCCGGCAGCATGTCCCAGAACAAGACCGGCACCTGGGGGGTCTCCGTCCCGGTGTACGATGAGAGCAAGTGCATCAAGTGCCAAAGATGCTGGTTCATATGCCCTGAAGGCTGCATACGCCGTTTGGACGAGGATCGACTGGAGTTCGACCTTGACTATTGCAAGGGCTGCGGGCTCTGCGCCAAGGTGTGCCCCAAGGAGGCCATATCCATGCGCAGAAAGGGGGCGAGCGCATGA
- a CDS encoding transketolase C-terminal domain-containing protein, producing MRSVKALTGNAAAAYGVMLCRPDVIPNYPITPQTIIIEQIADFINDGELDADFIPADSEHSAMSMAIGASATGVRTFTATASHGLALMHEMLYVPPQVRLPIVMVNVNRSLGAGSGIWVEYNDSMAERDSGWMQAYAEDSQEVLDMVVQAYRIAEDPRVVLPFMICLDGFILSHTVERVEVPEQDEVDRFLPRFKPLNRLDPKDPMCMNIAVSPAHSMEMRYQLDRQMDSARGVIGEIDAEFAKVFGRKYGGLIDTYRMEDAETALITLGTATSTARVAVDELRAEGNKVGLIKLRFMRPFPHEEIREAVKGIKALGVFDRSISVNRFGPVFTEVRNSLYGSGIPVTNHIAGIGGRDLKVATFKEMFKVLEDSAAGKRVRECTWHGLRGEM from the coding sequence ATGAGGTCGGTGAAGGCGCTGACCGGCAACGCCGCGGCGGCGTACGGCGTCATGCTATGCCGACCAGATGTGATCCCGAACTACCCGATCACCCCTCAGACAATCATAATCGAGCAGATCGCCGATTTCATAAACGATGGAGAACTGGACGCGGACTTCATACCAGCGGACAGCGAGCACTCGGCCATGAGCATGGCCATCGGCGCCTCGGCCACCGGGGTGCGGACCTTCACGGCCACCGCCTCTCACGGTCTGGCATTGATGCACGAGATGCTATACGTCCCCCCACAGGTCCGTCTGCCCATAGTAATGGTGAACGTGAACCGCTCCCTGGGAGCTGGAAGCGGTATATGGGTGGAGTACAATGATTCCATGGCCGAGAGGGACTCGGGGTGGATGCAGGCCTATGCCGAGGACAGCCAGGAGGTATTGGACATGGTCGTCCAGGCGTATCGTATCGCCGAGGACCCCCGCGTCGTCCTCCCGTTCATGATCTGCCTGGACGGTTTCATACTGTCCCACACGGTGGAACGGGTCGAGGTCCCTGAGCAGGATGAGGTCGACCGTTTCCTTCCCCGGTTCAAGCCCCTCAACCGCCTGGACCCCAAGGACCCCATGTGCATGAACATCGCCGTTTCCCCGGCACACTCCATGGAAATGCGCTACCAGCTGGACCGTCAGATGGACAGCGCCCGGGGGGTCATCGGCGAGATCGACGCCGAGTTCGCCAAGGTCTTCGGCAGGAAATATGGCGGGCTGATAGACACCTACCGCATGGAGGACGCCGAGACGGCGCTGATCACTCTTGGCACTGCAACATCCACCGCTCGAGTGGCCGTGGACGAGTTGCGGGCCGAGGGAAACAAGGTGGGGCTGATCAAGCTGCGTTTCATGCGGCCTTTCCCGCACGAGGAGATCAGGGAGGCGGTCAAAGGTATCAAGGCCCTGGGAGTCTTCGACCGCTCCATATCAGTGAACCGTTTCGGGCCGGTGTTCACCGAGGTGCGCAACTCTCTCTACGGGAGCGGAATACCGGTGACCAACCACATTGCCGGCATTGGGGGGCGCGACCTGAAAGTGGCCACCTTCAAGGAGATGTTCAAGGTGCTGGAGGACAGTGCTGCTGGTAAGAGGGTGCGGGAATGCACTTGGCACGGGCTAAGGGGGGAAATGTGA
- a CDS encoding 4Fe-4S binding protein, which yields MKLKIETGMLIGILYTAIMVPSVTYLLYSGKMKRELGWTISIISVLMGFAYFAPMFPWQLQSLMLGKIPQPNLPMVMIVSTVVILSSLLVGRVFCGYVCPPGAIQELAYLAPIKKIRLSSSITIKVRWVIFVIILATSVVLSFNLTKMLGLQDLFTLTLTPALIIFLAIILASTVIYRPFCRLFCPFGALSSLFSGYGLLGVRRKEGCVDCGKCSKVCPPQVLNERAGAECYLCGRCMESCHKGALRYSKGVGKK from the coding sequence ATGAAGTTGAAGATCGAGACCGGAATGTTGATCGGTATATTGTACACCGCGATCATGGTGCCATCGGTGACCTATCTGCTCTACAGTGGCAAGATGAAGAGGGAACTGGGGTGGACGATATCGATAATCTCCGTACTAATGGGGTTCGCCTATTTCGCTCCCATGTTCCCATGGCAACTGCAGTCCTTGATGCTGGGGAAGATACCGCAGCCCAACCTGCCCATGGTGATGATCGTCTCCACCGTTGTGATACTATCGTCCCTTCTGGTAGGGCGGGTCTTCTGCGGGTACGTGTGCCCCCCCGGGGCAATTCAAGAACTGGCCTATCTGGCACCTATCAAAAAGATCCGTTTGTCCAGTTCCATCACCATAAAGGTGCGCTGGGTCATCTTCGTTATCATACTGGCGACATCGGTGGTCCTATCGTTCAATCTGACCAAGATGCTCGGCCTGCAAGACCTGTTCACATTGACGCTGACGCCCGCTCTAATTATCTTTCTGGCGATCATACTGGCCTCCACCGTCATCTACCGTCCCTTCTGCCGCCTGTTCTGCCCCTTCGGGGCGCTATCGTCACTGTTCTCAGGATACGGCCTGCTAGGGGTCAGGAGGAAGGAGGGGTGCGTGGACTGCGGTAAATGCTCTAAGGTCTGCCCTCCTCAGGTGCTCAATGAAAGGGCGGGGGCGGAATGTTATCTATGCGGCAGGTGCATGGAATCCTGTCACAAGGGTGCATTGAGGTATTCCAAAGGAGTTGGGAAGAAATGA
- a CDS encoding TetR/AcrR family transcriptional regulator, with protein MNARMDTETRKGQILEAALNIVHKKGIGSLTLREIADSVGVSEAALFRHFKGKEDIVDSLASMVFDENQFYPKGEGTWRALENMLVWQLELFQKNPLHTSVLFQEDIFREFPSVKARFDLRRSSRASLIRQLVREGQHDGSFAGDIDGEAFSLMLMGSIRMAVLEWRHADFSYDLRAKSAPLLKLLRKSLEA; from the coding sequence ATGAACGCACGGATGGACACCGAGACCCGAAAAGGGCAGATCCTGGAGGCAGCTTTGAACATCGTTCACAAGAAGGGCATAGGCTCACTGACGCTCCGGGAGATCGCCGACAGCGTGGGGGTTAGCGAGGCAGCTCTGTTCCGGCATTTCAAGGGGAAGGAGGACATAGTGGATTCGCTCGCCAGCATGGTGTTCGATGAGAACCAGTTCTACCCTAAGGGGGAAGGGACCTGGCGAGCCCTGGAGAATATGTTGGTCTGGCAGCTGGAGCTGTTCCAGAAGAACCCTCTGCACACCTCGGTGCTCTTCCAGGAGGATATCTTCCGTGAGTTCCCCTCGGTAAAGGCGAGATTCGATCTGCGGAGGTCCTCACGGGCCTCACTGATACGTCAATTGGTCCGAGAAGGACAACACGATGGCTCCTTCGCTGGCGACATCGATGGGGAAGCGTTCTCTCTAATGCTCATGGGAAGCATACGCATGGCAGTTCTGGAATGGCGGCATGCTGATTTTTCCTATGACCTTCGGGCGAAATCCGCCCCTTTATTAAAATTGCTAAGAAAAAGCTTGGAGGCATGA
- a CDS encoding sodium:solute symporter family protein: MVDQSILWSFTIVYMLVIVFLAYKGYKKTKCNADYLIAGRNIHPLILGLSYGATFISTSAIIGFGGVAAQLGMGIIWLTVLNVGVGVLLAFILFGKPTRRIGQALGALTFPDLLGKIYKSSFMQYSTAIMLLIGMPLYSSAVLIGGSRFIETTLGIPFEWAVLGLTGITAAYVVLGGLVAVMYTDALQGSIMIFGLSAIMILTLVALGGLGSFQDLTNIAHLVPSGLANAGMTGWTSFPELGSSLWYTMVTTIIMGVGIGVLAQPQLAVRFMTAKDGRSLNRAIPIGAVFITLSTGVAFTMGALTNLYFLEHNGALATQVVPGGNIDLIIPTFINAAMPDWLVVLFMLTLLAAAMSTMSSLFHVMGSAAGHDLWVHLRKSKIWPESMRGSDEDRSKLKVNKIGTAIMILISLVLAFIMPGNIIARATAMFMGLCAAAFLPAYTMGVLSKRPSVQGARLSLVVGAISWFVWTAFVHVKESKELGLANLVTGDDAVLGFPWTVIDPLLIALPLSVIALLIGWWLETRRNTALVET, translated from the coding sequence ATGGTCGATCAATCCATCCTGTGGTCCTTCACTATTGTCTACATGTTGGTGATCGTCTTTCTGGCCTACAAGGGTTATAAGAAGACGAAATGCAACGCTGACTATCTGATCGCAGGCAGGAACATTCATCCGTTGATCCTCGGTCTTTCATATGGTGCTACGTTCATCAGCACCTCGGCCATAATCGGGTTCGGCGGTGTAGCTGCCCAGCTAGGTATGGGCATCATCTGGTTGACGGTGTTGAACGTCGGTGTCGGAGTATTACTGGCCTTCATCCTGTTCGGTAAGCCTACCCGGAGGATAGGTCAGGCGCTGGGAGCTTTGACCTTCCCGGACCTTTTAGGAAAGATTTACAAATCCAGTTTCATGCAGTACAGCACCGCGATCATGCTCCTGATCGGTATGCCGTTGTACTCCTCGGCGGTGCTCATCGGAGGCTCCCGTTTCATCGAGACCACTTTGGGCATACCCTTTGAGTGGGCGGTGCTCGGTCTGACCGGAATAACCGCCGCCTATGTCGTCTTAGGAGGATTGGTGGCGGTCATGTACACTGATGCCCTGCAAGGGTCTATCATGATCTTTGGTTTGAGCGCCATCATGATCCTGACCTTGGTCGCGTTGGGAGGTCTTGGCTCATTCCAAGACCTGACCAACATAGCGCACCTGGTCCCCAGCGGACTGGCTAACGCCGGCATGACCGGCTGGACCTCGTTCCCGGAGCTGGGGTCTTCCTTATGGTATACCATGGTCACCACCATCATCATGGGGGTGGGGATAGGTGTATTGGCACAACCACAACTGGCGGTTCGTTTCATGACCGCCAAGGACGGTCGTTCCCTGAACCGGGCCATCCCCATAGGAGCCGTTTTCATAACGCTTTCCACCGGAGTGGCCTTCACTATGGGCGCCCTTACCAACCTGTACTTCCTGGAGCACAATGGCGCCCTGGCCACCCAAGTGGTCCCTGGGGGTAACATAGATCTTATCATTCCCACATTCATCAATGCGGCCATGCCGGATTGGTTGGTGGTGCTGTTCATGCTGACCTTGTTGGCAGCGGCCATGTCCACCATGAGCTCTTTGTTCCACGTCATGGGTTCAGCGGCAGGGCACGACCTGTGGGTGCACCTAAGGAAGTCCAAGATCTGGCCTGAATCGATGAGGGGCAGTGACGAGGACAGGTCCAAGCTCAAGGTCAACAAGATAGGTACGGCGATCATGATCTTGATAAGTCTGGTCCTGGCATTCATCATGCCAGGGAACATCATCGCCCGAGCCACTGCCATGTTCATGGGATTGTGCGCCGCCGCCTTCCTGCCAGCTTACACCATGGGAGTTCTCTCCAAGAGACCTTCCGTACAGGGAGCGAGGCTAAGCCTGGTGGTCGGCGCCATCAGCTGGTTCGTATGGACCGCCTTCGTGCACGTCAAGGAATCGAAGGAACTGGGGCTAGCCAATCTAGTGACCGGGGACGATGCGGTGCTAGGTTTCCCCTGGACGGTCATCGATCCATTGTTGATCGCCTTACCTTTGTCCGTGATCGCACTATTGATAGGATGGTGGCTGGAAACCAGAAGAAACACCGCTCTGGTCGAAACCTAA
- a CDS encoding tRNA (cytidine(56)-2'-O)-methyltransferase — translation MPNITVLRLGHRPERDKRITTHVALTARAFGAKGILVSTKDPVLEESVQDVVKRFGGDFTIISGINWHHYLRDFQGTVVHLTMYGLPVDEVASKIPEGDVLIVVGAEKVPPEVYQRADLNVAVGNQPHSEVAALAILMDRIFQGKGLEQEYQGALIKVMPCERGKNVVELPKQ, via the coding sequence GTGCCAAACATAACCGTGCTCCGGTTGGGGCATCGACCGGAGAGGGACAAGAGAATAACCACCCACGTTGCCCTCACTGCCCGTGCGTTCGGAGCCAAAGGCATACTGGTATCCACCAAGGACCCTGTTCTGGAGGAGAGCGTGCAGGACGTGGTAAAAAGGTTCGGGGGCGATTTCACCATCATCAGTGGTATCAACTGGCACCACTATCTGCGTGATTTCCAAGGCACGGTCGTGCACCTGACCATGTATGGGCTGCCCGTGGACGAGGTGGCGTCCAAGATACCGGAGGGGGACGTGCTCATAGTGGTCGGTGCGGAAAAGGTCCCACCGGAGGTCTATCAGCGCGCCGACCTGAACGTGGCAGTGGGAAATCAACCCCATTCCGAGGTGGCGGCATTGGCCATCCTTATGGACCGCATATTCCAGGGGAAGGGGCTGGAACAGGAATATCAGGGGGCGCTGATCAAGGTGATGCCCTGCGAGAGGGGAAAGAATGTCGTCGAACTACCCAAGCAGTGA
- a CDS encoding cupin domain-containing protein: protein MAMELMNPDGAKKEELKGRVLVTKDLIAFQDGAVVSRTLINKSVGTVTVFSFDQGQGLSEHTTPYDAMVEILDGEVEITISGKMQLVKTGEMMIMPANQPHALHGVKAFKMMLIMIRA, encoded by the coding sequence ATGGCCATGGAACTAATGAACCCGGACGGAGCCAAGAAGGAGGAATTGAAGGGAAGGGTCTTGGTCACCAAGGACCTGATCGCTTTCCAGGATGGTGCGGTGGTTAGCCGCACCCTGATCAACAAGAGCGTTGGAACGGTCACCGTCTTCTCTTTCGATCAGGGGCAGGGGCTTAGCGAACATACCACGCCCTACGACGCCATGGTGGAGATACTGGACGGAGAGGTGGAGATCACCATATCTGGGAAGATGCAGTTGGTAAAGACCGGTGAAATGATGATCATGCCAGCAAACCAGCCACACGCTCTCCATGGGGTCAAGGCCTTCAAGATGATGCTAATCATGATCCGGGCCTGA
- a CDS encoding thiamine pyrophosphate-dependent enzyme — translation MDRKLNIRTMPQKDHLLNGQGACAGCGVAIAVKNIMRVLGENTTVYVPASCLLVFGGGMYPHSAFDVPFLYSAFENTGAVISGIKAGYRRQGKDVTVIGIAGDGGTFDIGLQALSGAAERNEDVIYVCVDNEAYMNTGTQRSGSTPFGAWTTTTPVGKKIKGKQGFKKDLMSVVASQDIAYAATLSIAHMNDFVQKVEKAKRLKGFRFLHVMTPCPSGWKSDPSLTYDLAKMAVETGMWSLYEVEDGEARVTYQPKEMAPVTEYLKLQGRFKHMGKEDVETLQAWICKKWNKRYCPIAPPLENQDEDMAYNGDQCEGV, via the coding sequence ATGGACCGGAAGTTGAACATACGCACCATGCCTCAGAAGGACCACCTCCTGAACGGGCAAGGAGCCTGCGCTGGGTGCGGTGTGGCCATAGCTGTCAAGAACATCATGAGGGTACTCGGGGAGAACACCACGGTGTACGTTCCCGCCAGTTGCCTGCTGGTCTTCGGTGGGGGAATGTATCCTCATTCCGCTTTCGACGTCCCGTTCTTGTACAGTGCCTTCGAGAACACCGGGGCGGTCATATCCGGTATCAAGGCTGGATACCGCCGCCAAGGCAAGGACGTCACGGTCATCGGGATCGCTGGTGATGGCGGCACGTTCGATATCGGTCTGCAGGCCCTATCCGGCGCAGCCGAGAGGAACGAGGATGTCATCTACGTCTGCGTGGACAACGAGGCGTACATGAACACCGGAACACAGCGGTCCGGCTCCACGCCCTTCGGCGCGTGGACCACCACCACGCCGGTGGGAAAGAAGATCAAGGGTAAGCAAGGGTTCAAGAAGGACTTGATGTCCGTGGTGGCATCCCAGGACATCGCTTACGCCGCCACCCTGTCCATCGCCCACATGAACGATTTCGTGCAGAAGGTGGAGAAGGCCAAGAGGCTGAAGGGATTCCGTTTCCTGCACGTGATGACGCCATGTCCTTCCGGCTGGAAGAGCGATCCCTCCCTCACCTACGACCTGGCCAAGATGGCCGTGGAAACGGGCATGTGGTCCCTTTACGAGGTGGAGGATGGGGAGGCCCGGGTGACCTACCAACCCAAGGAGATGGCCCCAGTGACCGAGTACCTGAAGCTGCAGGGCCGGTTCAAGCACATGGGCAAGGAGGACGTGGAGACCCTCCAGGCCTGGATATGCAAGAAATGGAACAAGAGGTACTGCCCGATCGCTCCTCCCCTGGAAAATCAGGATGAGGACATGGCTTACAATGGGGACCAATGCGAAGGGGTCTAG
- a CDS encoding HDIG domain-containing protein — translation MSSNYPSSEACYLIIQEEMLPAVVVRHVCTVNIVAMAIAQRCGADLGLVNAASLLHDIGRSRTHGVQHVTEGVRIAREHALPEPLVLCISRHIASGFTSEEAKELGLPDGDYMPVALEDKVVSFADNLVSDRSIKTTMQAVERMKSKGFELSAARMLVIGKELSELCGEDIDLLLEKAKVREIAHGRCDGFI, via the coding sequence ATGTCGTCGAACTACCCAAGCAGTGAGGCATGCTACCTGATCATACAGGAAGAAATGCTCCCAGCGGTTGTGGTTCGCCACGTCTGCACCGTGAACATCGTGGCCATGGCCATCGCCCAGAGGTGCGGAGCGGACCTGGGGCTGGTGAACGCCGCTTCGCTCCTGCACGACATCGGTCGCTCCCGAACGCATGGGGTGCAGCACGTGACCGAGGGGGTCCGCATAGCACGGGAGCACGCCCTGCCCGAACCCTTGGTCCTCTGTATCAGTAGGCACATCGCCTCCGGTTTCACCTCCGAGGAGGCCAAGGAACTGGGTCTGCCCGATGGGGACTATATGCCGGTGGCGTTGGAGGATAAAGTGGTCAGCTTCGCCGACAATCTGGTCAGCGACCGGTCGATAAAGACCACCATGCAAGCGGTGGAACGGATGAAGAGCAAAGGTTTCGAGCTTTCTGCGGCACGCATGCTCGTCATAGGCAAGGAACTGAGCGAGCTATGCGGGGAAGACATCGATCTCCTACTGGAAAAGGCCAAGGTACGGGAGATCGCTCATGGAAGATGCGACGGGTTTATTTGA
- a CDS encoding ABC transporter ATP-binding protein yields the protein MVGRMPAIVVEGLTKRFGDFVALDQATFSVEGGVFFGCFGPNGAGKSTLLKLLTGQLSPSSGTAEVLGLDPFTQAMEIKRRVGIVPEVESPPSYLTASEFLRFAGTLHQVESLDSKIDRWLGFFDLNAAEGTLCRDLSKGMRQKVMLAAAFIHEPKLLFMDEPFINLDPIYQRKLRDYLFELRDQGRTVFLCSHILDVAQRVVQEMIILDHGKVALHDTVSNALVGGEDLETLFLRLVGGGNGLTP from the coding sequence ATGGTAGGCCGCATGCCCGCCATAGTGGTGGAAGGATTGACCAAGAGGTTCGGAGATTTCGTCGCTTTGGACCAGGCCACTTTCTCGGTCGAGGGAGGGGTCTTCTTCGGTTGCTTCGGTCCCAATGGTGCTGGTAAATCAACGCTTCTAAAATTACTGACCGGGCAATTATCGCCCTCCTCGGGAACCGCCGAGGTCCTAGGCTTGGATCCATTCACTCAAGCCATGGAGATCAAGAGACGCGTCGGCATCGTACCCGAGGTGGAAAGCCCACCTTCGTATCTGACCGCATCCGAGTTCCTGCGCTTCGCCGGGACGCTGCATCAGGTGGAATCATTGGATTCCAAGATAGATCGCTGGCTCGGGTTCTTCGATCTCAATGCCGCGGAAGGGACACTGTGCCGGGACCTCTCCAAGGGCATGAGGCAGAAGGTCATGTTGGCCGCCGCCTTCATTCACGAACCGAAGCTGCTGTTCATGGACGAGCCGTTCATCAACCTAGACCCGATCTACCAAAGGAAGCTTCGGGATTATCTTTTCGAACTGCGAGACCAGGGCAGGACGGTGTTCCTCTGCTCTCACATCCTCGATGTCGCTCAGAGGGTCGTGCAGGAGATGATCATACTAGACCATGGAAAGGTCGCCCTTCATGATACGGTGTCGAACGCTCTGGTAGGCGGAGAGGACCTGGAGACGCTCTTCCTCAGACTGGTGGGCGGGGGCAATGGTCTCACTCCTTGA
- a CDS encoding branched-chain amino acid transaminase: MSDKKPMIWMNGRLIEQEKAVVPFMTHALHYGSGVFEGIRIYDTAKGKAVFRLREHMERFLDSAKVMCMVHPYSVDDLVEATRLTVRNTIPNADYIRPLAWYGENDENRIVLNPFKFKVNVAIACAFMGTYLGKENMEKGAKLITSSWTKPANTSTSLQAKICGNYVNSILAKIESNQLGADEALMLNTNGTVAEGPGENIFMIKKGKIYTPPLSAGVLEGITKDSVAVIAKDKGYQIVEKEITRSEIYMADEFFMTGTAAEVTPIRSLDERTIGEGKRGPITKDIQETFFEAARGNDPRYLHWLTLVN, translated from the coding sequence ATGTCGGATAAGAAGCCCATGATCTGGATGAACGGCCGGTTGATCGAGCAGGAGAAGGCGGTGGTCCCATTCATGACCCACGCATTGCACTATGGGAGCGGGGTCTTCGAGGGTATCCGCATCTACGACACTGCCAAAGGCAAGGCGGTGTTCCGACTGAGGGAGCACATGGAACGCTTCCTGGACTCGGCCAAGGTCATGTGCATGGTCCACCCGTATTCGGTGGACGATCTGGTGGAAGCCACCCGACTGACGGTGCGCAATACCATCCCCAACGCTGATTACATCCGGCCCCTGGCCTGGTACGGCGAGAACGATGAGAACCGCATCGTGCTCAATCCGTTCAAGTTCAAGGTCAACGTGGCCATCGCCTGCGCGTTCATGGGCACCTATCTGGGGAAGGAGAACATGGAGAAAGGCGCAAAGCTCATCACCTCCTCATGGACCAAGCCGGCGAACACGTCGACGTCCCTGCAGGCCAAGATCTGTGGTAACTACGTGAACTCCATTCTAGCGAAGATCGAATCCAACCAGCTCGGAGCGGACGAGGCCCTCATGCTCAACACCAACGGCACCGTCGCCGAGGGACCGGGGGAGAACATTTTCATGATCAAGAAGGGGAAGATATACACACCTCCGTTGTCCGCGGGCGTTCTGGAAGGCATAACCAAGGACTCGGTCGCCGTCATCGCCAAGGACAAAGGCTATCAGATAGTTGAGAAGGAGATCACCCGCTCGGAGATATACATGGCCGATGAGTTCTTCATGACCGGAACCGCCGCCGAGGTCACCCCCATCCGCTCTTTGGACGAGAGGACCATTGGTGAGGGGAAGCGCGGTCCGATCACCAAGGACATCCAGGAGACGTTCTTTGAAGCGGCGAGGGGCAACGATCCCCGCTACCTGCACTGGCTGACCCTGGTGAATTAA